The Humulus lupulus chromosome 4, drHumLupu1.1, whole genome shotgun sequence genome has a window encoding:
- the LOC133831288 gene encoding putative phytosulfokines 6, with amino-acid sequence MMKQSHLTVFLIFSLLIFLFCFHSDARFLAGEVQGSTVDKKVNYDEEIVNEESFITATKDDILDLMGSKVCDYKDEECLKRRMIAEAHLDYIYTQQHKP; translated from the exons ATGATGAAACAGTCGCATCTCACTGTGTTTCTCATCTTTTCACTCCTTATTTTCCTTTTTTGCTTCCACTCGGATGCTCGTTTTCTAGCTGGGGAAGTACAAG GGTCAACAGTTGATAAAAAGGTGAATTATGATGAAGAGATTGTGAATGAAGAATCGTTTATCACAGCAACTAAAGATGATATTTTAGAC TTGATGGGATCAAAGGTATGTGATTACAAAGATGAAGAATGCCTGAAGAGAAGGATGATTGCTGAGGCTCACTTGGATTATATTTACACCCAACAACACAAgccttga